A genomic region of Psychrobacter sp. M13 contains the following coding sequences:
- a CDS encoding UvrD-helicase domain-containing protein produces MSQLNPRQQEAMLYVSGPLLVLAGAGSGKTSVITRKIAYLIEECNMPAERITAVTFTNKAAREMKARVSKLLPSEKTRGLTVSTFHQFGLQFLRYELIHTPLKGNFSIMDSDDSKRLLMELMMRDNLSGAESRELVGKAIKMISDWKNDLVEPDQAMETLDDPEDMIFATLYALYERNLRAYNAVDFDDLIVLPTKILRENRELRDKWQNRIRYLLVDEYQDTNTAQYEMIKYLVGPQGRFTVVGDDDQSIYAWRGAKPENMALLKEDFPKLKIVMLEQNYRSTSRILTSANAVITNNEHLFEKKLWSDKGQGEKIRIINCRNDDDEAERVAKEIATHKLRYGNEWEDYAVLYRSNFQARMLEANLRQLQIPYKLSGGQSFFARSEIKDVMGYLRMILNPEDDSAFLRIINTPKRGMGPATLEKLGLFAQEHSISLLASCTHSGLSHVLPSKAYSTLKEFGDFIEHYTRELDQHPDPVPIVRQMIDETGYIDFVRSDSKTPQQEKNRIDNIDILYTSIQSLINRAESDDERTIDTIIRKLVLLDMLEQQQEEENTNKVNLMTLHAAKGLEFNYVYIMGLEEEMLPHRNSIMSETVEEERRLMYVGITRARRELTLTLAAQRRAGGQMRVTSESRFLDELPEDHIDWPAKAKKKKATKDPEKVADEYLANIRALLGNR; encoded by the coding sequence ATGAGTCAACTCAATCCCAGACAACAAGAAGCTATGCTCTACGTATCTGGGCCTTTGCTAGTATTAGCAGGCGCAGGCTCAGGCAAAACGTCAGTGATCACTCGTAAGATTGCTTATCTTATCGAAGAATGCAACATGCCAGCTGAGCGTATCACAGCGGTGACTTTTACCAATAAAGCCGCGCGTGAAATGAAAGCGCGAGTAAGCAAATTGCTACCAAGCGAAAAGACTCGCGGGCTTACTGTCTCGACCTTTCACCAGTTTGGCTTACAGTTTTTGCGTTACGAGTTGATTCATACGCCGCTCAAAGGCAACTTCTCGATCATGGATAGCGATGATAGTAAGCGTCTGTTGATGGAGCTGATGATGCGTGATAATTTATCAGGCGCTGAGAGTCGAGAGCTGGTCGGCAAAGCCATCAAGATGATATCAGATTGGAAGAATGATCTGGTTGAGCCTGACCAAGCAATGGAAACGCTTGATGATCCAGAAGATATGATCTTTGCGACTTTATATGCCCTTTATGAGCGTAACTTACGTGCTTATAACGCGGTTGATTTTGATGATTTAATCGTATTGCCAACCAAGATACTACGTGAAAACCGCGAGCTGCGTGACAAATGGCAAAACCGTATTCGTTATTTATTAGTCGATGAGTACCAAGATACCAATACCGCCCAGTATGAAATGATTAAATATCTCGTCGGACCACAAGGGCGATTTACCGTGGTTGGTGATGATGACCAATCTATTTATGCATGGCGCGGAGCAAAACCTGAAAATATGGCGCTGCTAAAAGAAGATTTCCCTAAACTCAAGATTGTCATGCTAGAGCAAAACTATCGCTCAACCAGTCGTATCTTGACCTCGGCTAATGCGGTCATTACCAACAACGAGCATTTATTTGAAAAAAAGCTCTGGTCTGATAAAGGTCAAGGCGAGAAAATCCGTATCATTAACTGTCGTAATGACGATGATGAAGCGGAACGCGTTGCCAAAGAAATCGCTACTCATAAATTGCGCTATGGCAATGAGTGGGAAGATTATGCAGTGCTCTATCGCAGTAACTTTCAGGCACGCATGCTAGAGGCGAATCTACGTCAGCTGCAAATTCCTTATAAGTTATCTGGTGGTCAGTCGTTCTTTGCGCGTAGCGAGATTAAAGACGTCATGGGCTATCTGCGTATGATCTTGAACCCTGAAGATGATAGTGCATTTTTGCGTATTATTAATACCCCAAAACGCGGTATGGGGCCAGCGACTTTAGAAAAGCTTGGCCTATTTGCGCAAGAGCATAGCATTTCCCTACTCGCTTCTTGTACTCACTCTGGTCTGAGCCATGTATTGCCAAGCAAGGCTTATAGCACGCTTAAAGAGTTTGGCGACTTTATTGAGCACTATACGCGTGAGTTAGATCAGCATCCTGATCCTGTGCCTATTGTCCGTCAAATGATCGATGAGACCGGCTATATTGATTTTGTCCGTAGCGACTCAAAAACCCCGCAACAAGAAAAAAACCGTATTGATAATATCGACATTCTCTATACCAGTATTCAATCCTTGATCAATCGCGCTGAGAGTGATGATGAGCGCACTATTGATACGATTATTCGTAAATTAGTGCTACTCGATATGCTTGAGCAGCAGCAAGAAGAAGAAAACACCAATAAAGTTAACCTTATGACTTTGCATGCGGCAAAAGGACTTGAGTTTAACTACGTCTATATCATGGGATTAGAAGAGGAAATGCTACCTCACCGTAACTCTATTATGAGTGAGACGGTAGAAGAAGAGCGCCGCCTGATGTATGTGGGCATCACTCGCGCACGGCGTGAGCTGACCTTGACCCTTGCCGCTCAGCGCCGTGCTGGTGGTCAAATGCGCGTGACTTCTGAATCGCGATTTTTGGATGAATTACCAGAAGATCATATCGATTGGCCTGCCAAAGCTAAAAAGAAAAAAGCGACTAAAGATCCTGAAAAAGTCGCTGATGAATACTTAGCCAATATACGCGCGTTATTAGGTAATCGTTAA
- a CDS encoding efflux transporter outer membrane subunit: MSSRTIFTLNAAAAPVVNTTTHRSAVGVRFAALSTRTNAARLLGLSALILSMTACNTIPKKDLTPVLAEPNLLIQQAYGAFDRETVSNAEQPSIAAQRWQNYYSDERLKSLIALGLQNNKDFESARLAIEKARAQYQITDIRDLPTIEGTAGVTRRRQGSILGGSTTGNNYNVNLGLANYELDFWGKIASLKDQALQSFLATTAAKDSTQISLISNIAQSYANLSFSLAQLRLAEATVESRKRSLFIADARFKAGIDPKLPSLQSSAALENANLAVLRAQSSILQSRNALQFLLGAPIPTELIPAPAISNITTQDVFSTGLPSELLRYRPDVLQAEYNLKAAGANIEVARASYYPSISLATSVGVGSSSLDDLFKSGSVGWSFGPNISVPIFDAGLLDANYDVAKIEREQTLASYERSIQTAFREVSDVLATRATLGEQLAAQYRLQDNFDQTFEIADARFKAGIANYLDVLDAQRSLFSTQQGILDLELQKIISQIELYQALGGGANLDVPVAIPVPQYTNLARIGGLASNNAEAQAAYAIDAASSARVTSVAEAIDIKQSKTPAAATFDPKAIVDNDGDADAAVGTIIQETPVESVPVTQIVE; encoded by the coding sequence ATGAGTTCTAGAACTATTTTTACACTCAACGCAGCAGCTGCGCCAGTAGTCAATACTACTACTCACCGTTCAGCAGTAGGTGTGCGGTTTGCAGCATTATCTACGCGTACAAATGCTGCTCGGCTCTTAGGTCTAAGCGCATTAATATTGAGTATGACCGCTTGCAATACTATTCCAAAGAAAGATTTAACGCCTGTTCTTGCTGAGCCTAATCTACTGATTCAACAGGCTTATGGCGCGTTTGATCGAGAGACCGTCAGTAACGCTGAGCAGCCCAGCATTGCCGCTCAACGTTGGCAAAACTACTATAGCGATGAGCGCCTAAAAAGCCTTATTGCTTTAGGCCTACAGAACAATAAAGACTTTGAGAGTGCACGCTTAGCGATTGAAAAAGCGCGCGCCCAGTATCAGATCACGGATATTCGTGACCTACCGACGATTGAGGGCACCGCAGGCGTCACGCGGCGGCGTCAAGGAAGCATATTGGGTGGCAGCACCACTGGCAATAACTATAATGTTAATTTAGGTCTAGCTAATTATGAGCTTGATTTTTGGGGCAAGATCGCTAGTCTGAAAGATCAAGCGCTACAGAGCTTTTTGGCGACCACAGCGGCTAAAGATTCAACTCAAATCAGTTTGATTAGTAATATTGCCCAAAGCTATGCCAACTTGAGCTTTAGCTTAGCGCAGTTAAGGCTAGCCGAAGCAACCGTTGAGAGTCGTAAGAGATCCTTGTTTATTGCTGATGCTCGCTTCAAGGCCGGTATTGACCCTAAACTACCCTCACTGCAATCATCAGCAGCGCTTGAGAATGCTAATTTGGCCGTTCTACGCGCTCAAAGTAGCATTTTGCAGTCACGTAATGCTTTGCAATTCTTATTGGGTGCACCAATTCCAACCGAGCTCATTCCAGCACCCGCTATCAGCAATATAACGACTCAAGATGTCTTTAGTACTGGTCTCCCGAGCGAGCTGCTACGCTACCGCCCTGATGTGCTACAAGCAGAATACAATCTAAAAGCGGCTGGCGCTAATATCGAAGTCGCACGCGCTTCTTACTATCCCTCTATTAGTCTTGCAACTAGTGTCGGCGTTGGTAGTAGTAGCTTAGATGATCTATTCAAAAGCGGCTCAGTAGGCTGGTCGTTTGGCCCAAATATTAGTGTGCCTATTTTTGATGCTGGGCTTTTAGATGCCAATTATGATGTTGCAAAAATAGAACGCGAGCAGACTCTAGCCAGCTATGAGCGCTCTATTCAAACGGCTTTCCGTGAAGTTTCAGACGTCTTAGCGACGCGAGCGACCCTTGGTGAGCAGCTAGCCGCGCAGTATCGCCTGCAAGATAACTTTGATCAAACCTTTGAGATTGCTGATGCCCGCTTTAAAGCAGGTATTGCCAACTATTTGGATGTTCTTGATGCGCAGCGCTCCTTGTTCTCCACTCAACAAGGTATCTTAGATTTAGAACTACAAAAAATCATTAGCCAAATAGAGCTTTATCAAGCACTAGGTGGCGGTGCTAACCTTGATGTACCCGTCGCTATACCAGTACCGCAATACACTAATTTAGCGCGTATTGGTGGTTTGGCTAGTAACAATGCTGAAGCTCAAGCGGCTTATGCTATTGATGCGGCAAGCTCAGCGCGCGTAACCTCTGTAGCTGAGGCCATCGACATCAAACAGTCCAAAACACCTGCGGCAGCTACTTTTGATCCAAAAGCTATCGTCGATAACGATGGCGATGCAGATGCTGCGGTCGGTACTATTATTCAAGAGACCCCTGTTGAGAGCGTACCAGTCACTCAAATTGTTGAATAG
- a CDS encoding phosphomannomutase yields MIITPAFIAQQSLFRAYDIRGAREYFTIDFIAVLGEVFANLYHSQSYYNQSRQLLERSIIQPAKTVVIGYDVRFGSDVIAKTLIDILHKRGLIVVSLGLVTTPMMAFWAQQYDGHGIMVTASHSEKNILGIKWLLNNTSPSGLEIQTLYQQLSHYHLNNYQLSHYNSKHKTCPSNDLNRQLQNFNYNSDLNDYFKTNKVCHSTELHGTKQSCTKHSSSTQNSIEQHSIEQTDIINLPAKLIASSYSDAIAQSFIDINFASKNRYAHDSKLDFTVVIDCMNGATSIIAQSLFEQFCQRVIMLNSVPDGSFPTGNPDPTEPNRLAELQQAVIVSNADVGLAFDGDGDRLMVVDNSGKVIVADHLLYLLAQVAITERSASTAELASAPTVLFDIKCSHHLPKLLSTLGATPIMTRTGSSLLRQQLHTSEPPIFAGELSGHFIFNDGYFIAYDDAIYAGLRLLYWLANTAPNLEASVLRIDDSTSSNTLKSSRKTDVWGEPREAIPPYQLTDITQKLPIAVSSADYYLPLNETFLAQNDATSCTFIEHLVEYCRYLQRLVNDSTANDISTQKAVFIESVSCSCFDAKPPMLKTKKVAQQLFLPETNLSSIDGVRLDFAHGFGVVRRSNTSNCLTVRFAGDNLNEMRAIQARFVAICRLFDRNVAEQMANIQPEQFS; encoded by the coding sequence ATGATAATAACCCCTGCTTTTATTGCACAGCAGTCCTTGTTTCGTGCTTACGACATTCGCGGCGCGCGCGAGTACTTTACCATTGATTTTATAGCCGTATTAGGTGAGGTCTTTGCAAATCTATATCACTCTCAAAGCTATTACAATCAAAGCCGCCAGCTATTAGAGCGCTCTATCATTCAACCAGCTAAGACCGTCGTCATTGGCTATGATGTGCGCTTTGGTAGCGATGTTATTGCAAAAACGCTGATCGATATTCTACATAAAAGAGGTCTTATTGTTGTCAGTCTGGGATTGGTGACCACGCCGATGATGGCATTTTGGGCGCAGCAGTACGACGGTCATGGCATCATGGTCACAGCCAGCCATTCAGAAAAAAATATCCTAGGCATTAAGTGGCTACTGAATAATACCTCACCGAGTGGTTTAGAGATTCAAACCTTGTATCAGCAGCTCAGTCATTATCATCTAAATAATTATCAGCTAAGTCACTATAACTCCAAGCATAAAACTTGCCCAAGCAACGACTTAAACCGCCAATTGCAAAACTTTAATTATAACTCTGACCTAAACGACTATTTTAAAACAAATAAAGTATGTCACAGCACTGAGCTGCACGGCACTAAGCAAAGCTGTACTAAACACAGCAGTTCTACACAAAATAGTATTGAGCAACATAGCATTGAGCAAACAGACATTATTAACTTGCCAGCCAAGCTTATTGCTAGCAGCTATAGCGATGCTATAGCGCAAAGCTTTATCGATATCAATTTTGCCAGTAAAAATAGATATGCTCATGACTCTAAGCTTGATTTTACAGTAGTTATAGACTGTATGAATGGCGCGACTAGTATTATCGCTCAGTCATTATTCGAGCAGTTTTGTCAGCGGGTTATTATGCTCAATAGTGTCCCTGATGGTAGCTTCCCTACAGGTAACCCTGATCCTACTGAGCCTAATCGTTTAGCTGAACTACAACAAGCGGTCATCGTTAGCAACGCTGATGTAGGTCTGGCTTTTGACGGTGATGGTGACAGGCTCATGGTCGTTGACAATAGCGGTAAAGTGATTGTCGCAGATCATCTACTCTATTTATTAGCACAAGTTGCGATTACTGAACGATCTGCTAGTACAGCTGAACTAGCGTCAGCGCCTACCGTGCTATTCGATATAAAGTGCTCACACCATCTACCGAAGCTTTTGAGCACCCTTGGTGCTACGCCTATCATGACCAGAACAGGTAGTAGTTTATTACGCCAACAGCTGCACACCTCTGAGCCACCTATATTTGCAGGCGAGCTATCGGGTCATTTTATATTTAATGACGGTTACTTTATAGCTTATGATGATGCGATCTATGCAGGATTGCGGCTATTATATTGGCTGGCTAATACTGCCCCTAATCTTGAAGCATCTGTATTACGCATTGACGACAGCACCAGTAGTAATACTCTTAAAAGTTCTCGCAAAACAGATGTATGGGGCGAACCTAGAGAGGCTATACCACCCTACCAGCTGACTGATATTACGCAAAAGTTACCTATCGCCGTCAGCAGTGCCGATTATTACTTACCTTTAAATGAAACTTTTTTGGCTCAGAATGATGCCACTAGCTGTACCTTTATTGAGCATTTGGTTGAGTACTGTCGCTACTTACAACGCTTGGTTAACGATAGTACGGCCAATGATATCTCGACACAAAAGGCGGTATTTATAGAGTCAGTATCCTGTAGTTGTTTTGACGCCAAGCCGCCTATGCTCAAGACCAAAAAAGTCGCACAGCAATTATTTCTACCAGAGACAAACTTGTCTTCAATAGATGGTGTTCGTTTAGACTTTGCCCATGGTTTTGGAGTAGTACGACGCTCTAATACCAGTAACTGTCTTACCGTACGTTTTGCTGGAGATAATCTCAACGAGATGCGAGCGATACAAGCGCGTTTTGTCGCAATATGCCGACTATTCGATAGGAATGTGGCTGAGCAAATGGCGAATATTCAACCCGAACAATTTAGCTGA
- the hemB gene encoding porphobilinogen synthase, translating into MTYTFNRQYPATRLRRLRYNDNVRAMIREVELHPKHFIAPVFVLEGKNERQSIASMPGVERLSIDLLIEHAKDLLAEGVTTIDIFPVIDNSLKTPDGRAAYDENGLSARAVKAVKDAVPEMVVMTDVALDPYTSHGQDGLLDETGYVVNDETVEVLVQQALVHARAGADIISPSDMMDGRIKAMRDAFEAEGFANTAIMAYSAKYASAYYGPFRDAVGSAGNLKGGHKKQYQMDFGNRAEALHEVAMDINEGADMVMIKPGQPYLDLIREVKNTFGVPTFAYQVSGEYAMHMAAIQNGWLTDAVILESLIGFRRAGADGILTYFALEAARQLNNA; encoded by the coding sequence ATGACTTATACTTTCAACCGTCAATACCCCGCTACACGCTTGCGCCGTCTGCGTTATAACGACAATGTCCGCGCCATGATTCGTGAAGTTGAGCTGCATCCCAAGCATTTCATTGCGCCTGTATTTGTATTAGAAGGCAAAAATGAACGCCAATCTATTGCTAGTATGCCAGGCGTTGAGCGTCTATCGATTGATCTACTCATCGAGCACGCCAAAGACTTATTAGCGGAAGGCGTGACCACTATTGATATATTCCCTGTCATTGATAATAGCTTAAAAACCCCTGACGGCCGCGCGGCCTACGATGAAAACGGCCTTAGCGCACGAGCAGTAAAAGCGGTAAAAGATGCGGTTCCTGAAATGGTGGTTATGACTGATGTCGCCTTAGACCCTTATACCTCACACGGTCAAGATGGTTTACTTGACGAGACGGGCTATGTGGTCAATGACGAGACGGTAGAAGTCTTAGTGCAGCAGGCACTCGTTCATGCGCGTGCAGGCGCTGATATTATATCTCCGAGCGATATGATGGATGGTCGCATCAAAGCCATGCGCGATGCCTTTGAAGCAGAGGGTTTTGCCAATACCGCTATTATGGCCTACTCCGCCAAATATGCTTCAGCCTATTACGGCCCATTCCGCGATGCAGTTGGTAGTGCGGGCAATCTCAAAGGCGGTCATAAAAAACAATACCAGATGGACTTTGGTAATCGCGCTGAGGCCTTGCATGAGGTAGCGATGGATATCAATGAAGGTGCTGATATGGTGATGATTAAACCTGGTCAGCCGTATCTTGATCTGATTCGTGAAGTCAAAAACACTTTTGGTGTACCGACCTTTGCTTATCAAGTCTCAGGTGAATACGCGATGCACATGGCAGCTATTCAAAACGGTTGGCTAACTGATGCGGTGATTTTAGAGTCGCTGATTGGCTTTCGCCGCGCAGGCGCTGATGGCATCTTAACTTACTTTGCCTTAGAGGCAGCGCGTCAGTTGAATAATGCATAA
- the mgtE gene encoding magnesium transporter yields the protein MSAPTPSPDRPSTLPADYNPLEYSAEYKLLYLQDLVANDAYTAITEFLAKQSEYEIANLLESFPAQARLKIWAQVPEEIKGEVLAELELDTRQPLLENVSSQEISVFTQDLDAQDISEILETVTETVRTSVMATLDEDVRIQVNKLDTYEDWEVGSYMDPDIVQVHDDISLAQVQEWLRSDDSLLDDQSQELLVVDKSQQLLGLLSLGDLIKHDQSSLVSSLIDNAVTINDRLDITDAAAIFRSEDIRFAPVINSHGELVGQLNGEDIMEIIQDDVDSTMRNLAGVSQDEELFAPILTSAKSRSIWLGINLGTALLAAAVIGQFEEVLAKVVALAILMPVVASMGGIAGSQTLTIVIRGMAMGQIGGSNRWWLFNKELWVGAINGIIWAFIMAVIAQLWFQDIKISAVIGCAIAINMTAANASGIAIPLMLKNMNIDPALSASVILTTVTDIVGFMSFLGLASILIL from the coding sequence ATGTCTGCCCCTACGCCTAGTCCTGATCGTCCCTCCACACTACCGGCAGACTATAATCCATTAGAATATAGTGCTGAATATAAGCTATTATATTTGCAAGACTTAGTAGCGAATGACGCCTATACAGCCATTACAGAGTTTTTGGCCAAGCAGTCTGAGTATGAAATTGCCAACCTGTTAGAATCGTTTCCAGCCCAAGCTCGACTAAAGATTTGGGCACAAGTTCCGGAGGAAATTAAGGGTGAGGTCCTAGCGGAATTAGAGCTCGATACTCGCCAGCCCTTGTTAGAGAACGTCTCCTCGCAAGAGATATCGGTCTTTACTCAAGACTTAGATGCTCAAGATATCTCCGAGATTCTAGAGACGGTGACGGAAACCGTTCGTACCTCAGTCATGGCAACCTTAGATGAAGACGTTCGAATTCAGGTCAATAAGCTGGATACTTATGAAGACTGGGAAGTTGGTAGCTATATGGATCCGGATATCGTTCAGGTACATGATGATATTAGCCTTGCGCAAGTACAAGAGTGGTTGCGTAGCGATGACAGCTTACTGGATGATCAAAGCCAAGAATTACTGGTCGTCGATAAAAGTCAGCAACTATTGGGTCTACTTAGCTTAGGAGATTTGATCAAACACGATCAGAGCAGTCTGGTATCCAGCCTTATCGACAATGCAGTAACTATCAATGATCGTTTGGATATTACTGATGCCGCTGCGATCTTTCGCTCAGAGGATATCCGTTTTGCGCCTGTGATTAACAGTCATGGTGAGCTGGTCGGTCAGCTTAATGGCGAGGACATCATGGAGATTATCCAAGATGATGTCGATAGTACAATGCGTAACTTGGCTGGTGTTAGCCAAGATGAAGAGCTATTTGCACCTATCTTGACCAGTGCCAAATCTCGTAGTATTTGGCTAGGCATCAATCTTGGTACTGCGCTATTAGCCGCTGCGGTTATTGGACAGTTTGAGGAAGTACTGGCTAAAGTAGTCGCACTGGCAATATTGATGCCAGTAGTCGCCAGTATGGGTGGTATCGCAGGCTCACAGACTTTAACTATCGTCATACGAGGTATGGCTATGGGTCAGATTGGCGGTTCCAACCGCTGGTGGCTATTCAATAAAGAGCTGTGGGTTGGCGCAATAAACGGTATCATTTGGGCATTTATTATGGCGGTTATTGCCCAGCTTTGGTTTCAAGATATCAAGATTAGCGCGGTGATTGGCTGCGCTATCGCTATTAACATGACGGCAGCTAATGCCTCCGGTATTGCCATTCCATTAATGCTCAAAAATATGAATATCGATCCTGCGCTATCGGCCTCGGTTATTCTAACCACAGTGACGGATATCGTCGGCTTTATGTCGTTCTTAGGCTTGGCCAGTATTTTGATTCTTTGA
- the dut gene encoding dUTP diphosphatase — MQAVQVKVLNPKLLKDSAFSLPTRATDGSAGIDLRACIDEPLTIKAGTTHLISTGLAVYIADPNYAGMILPRSGLGHKHGIVLGNLVGLIDADYQGELMVSIWNRSPDDFVLNPADRMAQYIVVPVARPDFEVVDEFSDTSARGAGGFGHSGRQ; from the coding sequence ATGCAAGCAGTACAAGTTAAAGTATTAAATCCTAAACTATTAAAAGATTCAGCGTTCTCTTTGCCTACTCGAGCTACTGATGGCTCAGCGGGTATTGATCTGCGGGCTTGTATCGATGAGCCTTTGACCATTAAAGCAGGTACGACCCATCTCATCAGTACTGGCCTAGCGGTTTATATTGCTGATCCTAATTATGCAGGTATGATTTTGCCACGCTCAGGACTTGGTCATAAACATGGTATCGTATTAGGCAATCTCGTTGGACTGATTGACGCTGATTATCAAGGCGAGCTGATGGTCAGTATATGGAATCGTAGTCCAGATGATTTTGTGCTAAACCCTGCCGATCGCATGGCACAATATATTGTCGTACCTGTTGCCCGTCCTGATTTTGAGGTAGTTGATGAGTTTAGCGATACCAGCGCGCGCGGTGCTGGCGGTTTTGGTCACTCAGGCCGTCAATAA